The following proteins are encoded in a genomic region of Solea senegalensis isolate Sse05_10M linkage group LG5, IFAPA_SoseM_1, whole genome shotgun sequence:
- the tmem119a gene encoding transmembrane protein 119 — MKSHVVLTLLSLCCGACHAAPMFYNMSMDGSGDDSDLGLLFPSFFSTRAPVLLTTATGAPSLTNTITTTMIRLKDFVLSRVVDFLQEHMLIIIVVTSLLIVMVFIICCASAMSHKRKLEAYKPTANPPRKYAADKSVGFKNSGELHERPYAVDHVKRVQTQSMASPKHLRTPSKALVGERGRDVRSSPRHEVRKVKQVEEVEKRREEPRHKEPVKHREEAQQSSSSSPPVCTCHLKKGHH, encoded by the coding sequence atgaAGTCTCACGTGGTTCTGACGCTGCTCTCACTGTGCTGCGGTGCCTGTCACGCCGCGCCCATGTTCTACAACATGTCCATGGACGGCAGTGGTGACGATTCAGACCTGGGCCTCCTGTTCCCGTCCTTCTTCTCCACCCGAGCGCCCGTCCTCCTCACCACGGCCACCGGAGCTCCCTCACTCAccaacaccatcaccaccaccatgaTCCGCCTGAAGGACTTCGTCCTGAGCCGGGTCGTGGACTTTCTGCAGGAGCACATGCTCATCATCATCGTGGTGACGTCCCTCCTCATCGTCATGGTCTTCATCATCTGCTGTGCCTCTGCGATGAGTCACAAGCGTAAGCTGGAGGCCTACAAGCCCACCGCTAACCCGCCCAGGAAGTATGCGGCAGATAAATCTGTTGGATTCAAGAATTCGGGCGAGCTCCACGAGAGGCCGTACGCCGTTGACCACGTCAAGAGGGTCCAGACTCAGAGCATGGCTTCACCCAAGCACCTGCGCACCCCCTCCAAGGCTCTGGTGGGAGAGCGGGGGAGAGACGTGAGGTCGTCGCCGCGCCACGAGGTCAGAAAGGTCAAGCAGGTCGAGGAGGTGGAGAAGCGGAGAGAGGAGCCCAGGCACAAGGAGCCGGTGAAGCACAGGGAGGAGGCGCAGCAGAGCTCCAGCTCCAGTCCCCCTGTCTGCACCTGCCACCTGAAAAAGGGCCACCATTAA
- the LOC122769348 gene encoding leucine-rich repeat-containing protein 4C — MSPCPAGCCCPHPGLLVLCESLGLRSLPRSVPLSTSALSVARNQLCNVDHLLRHFSSLQELSLSHNLLARFPRGLPPSLESLQLQENRITYITTGALRQLGNLTRLDLEDNRIRAIQPGALEGLSKLQVLTLKGNNLTRLPPHLPASLTHLDVSANCISALDLPSLSALINLQVLRINSNCLRSVPDSAFDRLPRLRSVDLSNNLWVCECDILYLYRWILNGRLKMATDLVCNEPVHLAHRLLLNLSVMTICPHVLKPNERTHQLDTVTVTPTDKSWFKKTLAEQISKNTAVPVVSKDLPESHVSSEHYALELFIYEDCLTLNQTQSVSPSHLKTVTSPPDGEEKCRDNVTGRYPQSNVTSAEETHSVLFTNRDASRPTSEPQLLTQQNSSVVIALLALLCVLVALLMLAVLLVLKQVLRRRQRVAPLDAGSGG, encoded by the coding sequence ATGTCTCCCTGTCCTGCCGGCTGCTGTTGTCCTCACccaggactactggtcctcTGCGAGTCCCTGGGACTGCGGTCTCTCCCTCGCTCTGTCCCCCTGAGCACCTCGGCTCTGTCTGTGGCCAGAAACCAGCTCTGTAACGTGGACCACCTGCTCCGGCACTTCTCCAGCCTCCAGGAGCTCAGCCTGAGTCACAACCTGTTGGCCCGCTTCCCTCGTGGACTCCCTCCAAGTCTAGAATCTCTGCAGCTGCAAGAGAACCGTATCACTTACATCACCACAGGCGCCTTGAGGCAGCTGGGGAACCTCACTCGCCTGGATCTGGAGGACAACCGCATCCGTGCCATCCAACCCGGGGCACTTGAGGGCCTCAGCAAGTTGCAGGTTCTGACGCTGAAAGGTAACAACCTCACGAGGCTTCCTCCGCACCTCCCCgcatcactcactcatttagACGTCTCAGCCAACTGCATCTCTGCCCTGGACCTGCCCTCGCTGTCCGCCCTCATCAACCTGCAGGTCCTGAGGATCAACAGCAACTGCCTGCGCTCAGTTCCAGACAGCGCCTTCGACCGCCTGCCGCGTCTCAGATCTGTGGACCTCTCCAACAACCTGTGGGTGTGCGAGTGTGACATTCTGTATCTTTACCGCTGGATACTGAACGGCAGGTTGAAGATGGCGACAGACCTGGTGTGCAATGAGCCTGTCCATCTAGCTCATCGTCTGCTCCTGAACCTCTCCGTCATGaccatctgtcctcatgtcctgaAGCCAAATGAGAGAACACACCAACTGGACACGGTGACAGTCACGCCAACAGATAAAAGCTGGTTTAAGAAGACTTTGGCAGAGCAAATATCAAAAAACACCGCTGTTCCAGTCGTTTCAAAAGACTTACCTGAAAGCCATGTATCATCTGAACACTACGCATTAGAGCTCTTCATCTATGAAGATTGTTTAACCCTAAATCAAACACAGTCTGTGAGTCCGTcccatttaaaaacagttaCATCTCCTCCTGACGGGGAAGAGAAATGCAGAGACAACGTCACAGGTCGGTACCCGCAGAGTAACGTCACCTCTGCTGAAGAGACTCACTCTGTGCTGTTTACAAACAGAGACGCGTCCAGACCCACATCTGAGCCACAACTGCTGACACAGCAAAACTCCTCTGTGGTCATCGCTCTGCTCGCGCTGCTGTGTGTACTCGTAGCTCTCTTGATGCTGGCAGTGCTGCTGGTACTGAAACAGGTTCTGCGACGCCGACAGAGAGTGGCGCCGCTTGATGCGGGATCTGGTGGATGA
- the iscu gene encoding iron-sulfur cluster assembly enzyme ISCU, mitochondrial, which yields MASVGKSATSLLFFTQRFLSPRLNAVCSYHKKVLDHYENPRNVGSLDKGSKNVGTGLVGAPACGDVMKLQIQVDENGKIVDAKFKTFGCGSAIASSSLATEWVKGKSVDEALGIKNTDIAKELALPPVKLHCSMLAEDAIKAALSDYKLKQDKKTHVKTSS from the exons ATGGCGTCTGTAGGAAAGTCTGCGACCtcgctgttgtttttcactcagAGGTTTTTATCGCCGCGGTTAAACGCTGTGTGTTCTTATCATAAAAAG GTGTTGGACCATTATGAAAACCCAAGAAATGTGGGTTCTCTAGACAAAGGCTCCAAGAATGTGGGGACTGGGTTGGTGGGTGCTCCAGCCTGTGGAGATGTTATGAAACTCCAG ATCCAGGTGGATGAAAATGGAAAGATTGTGGATGCAAAATTCAAAACATTTGGCTGTGGATCAGCTATTGCCTCCAGTTCTCTAGCAACAGAGTGGGTGAAGGGCAAGTCG GTCGATGAAGCTCTAGGGATAAAGAACACAGATATTGCCAAAGAACTTGCCCTTCCTCCAGTTAAACTTCACTGCTCAA TGCTTGCTGAAGACGCCATAAAAGCAGCGTTGTCTGACTACAAACTCAAACAGGACAAGAAGACCCATGTCAAAACCAGCAGTTAA